In Fusarium oxysporum Fo47 chromosome VII, complete sequence, the following proteins share a genomic window:
- a CDS encoding beta-tubulin, with protein sequence MREIVHLQAGQCGNQIGSAFWQTISGEHGLDSSGMYNGTSELQLARMNVYFNETSSNKYVPRAVLVDLEPGTMDAVRSGPLSQLFRPDNFVFGHSSAGNNWAKGHYTEGAELVDQVLDVVRREAEGCDSLQGFQITHSLGGGTGSGMGTLLISKIREEFPDRMMATFSVVPSPKVSDTVVEPYNATLSVHQLVENSDATFCIDNEALYDICKGTLKLLNPSYGDLNHLVSTVMSGVSTSLRFPGQLNSDLRKMAVNLVPFPRLHFFMVGFAPLTSRGSHSFSAVSIPELTQQLFDPRNMMTGSDFRNGRYLTCSAIFRGKVSAKEVEDQMHKIQQKNSAYFVEWIPNNVQTSLCSVPPQGLKMSSTFVGNSTAIQEIFKRVGEQFTAMFRRKAFLHWYTGEGMDEMEFTEAESNMNDLVSEYQQYQDAVIDDDVYSVEEYDEEEVPAKVDA encoded by the exons ATGCGTGAGATT GTGCATCTCCAAGCTGGCCAATGC GGCAACCAAATCGGCTCTGCCTTCTGGCAGACAATTTCGGGCGAGCATGGTTTGGATAGCAGTGGCAT GTATAATGGGACCTCCGAACTACAGCTTGCGCGCATGAACGTCTATTTCAACGAG ACATCCAGCAACAAGTACGTGCCACGTGCCGTTCTCGTTGACCTAGAACCTGGCACAATGGATGCGGTGCGCTCCGGCCCGCTTAGCCAGCTCTTTCGTCCAGACAACTTTGTCTTTGGACACTCGAGCGCCGGAAATAACTGGGCTAAGGGCCACTACACAGAGGGTGCTGAGTTGGTTGATCAAGTACTGGATGTGGTCCGTCGCGAGGCCGAAGGCTGCGACTCCCTCCAAGGCTTCCAAATCACCCACTCGCTCGGTGGCGGTACGGGCTCCGGCATGGGCACGCTGCTGATTTCCAAGATTCGTGAGG AGTTCCCGGACCGTATGATGGCTACCTTCAGTGTAGTACCGTCTCCCAAGGTGTCTGATACCGTCGTGGAGCCGTATAATGCCACGCTTTCGGTCCACCAGCTGGTGGAAAACTCAGATGCGACTTTCTGTATCGATAACGAGGCTCTGTATGATATCTGCAAGGGTAccctgaagctgttgaatcCTTCCTATGGCGACCTTAATCACCTCGTATCAACCGTCATGTCAGGCGTGTCAACTTCACTGCGCTTTCCTGGACAGCTAAACTCTGACCTTCGCAAGATGGCCGTTAATTTG GTTCCCTTCCCCCGCCTGCACTTCTTCATGGTTGGTTTTGCGCCCCTCACTAGCCGTGGCTCGCACTCGTTCAGTGCTGTCTCTATCCCCGAGCTTACCCAGCAGCTATTTGACCCCAGGAACATGATGACGGGCTCTGATTTTCGAAACGGCCGCTACCTGACCTGCTCTGCCATCTTTCGCGGAAAGGTGTCTGCGAAGGAGGTGGAGGACCAGATGCACAAGATTCAGCAGAAGAACTCGGCTTACTTTGTTGAATGGATTCCCAATAACGTGCAGACGAGTCTATGCTCTGTCCCGCCGCAGGGATTGAAGATGTCGTCCACTTTTGTCGGTAACTCGACCGCCATCCAAGAGATCTTTAAGCGCGTTGGCGAGCAGTTCACCGCTATGTTTCGCCGCAAGGCCTTCTTGCATTGGTATACTGGAGAAGGCATGGACGAGATGGAGTTTACGGAGGCTGAGTCGAATATGAATGACCTGGTATCGGAGTACCAGCAGTATCAGGACGCCGTCATCGACGACGACGTCTATAGCGTGGAGGAGtatgacgaggaggaagtccCCGCCAAGGTCGACGCTTAG
- a CDS encoding camp-regulated phospho protein family protein Igo1: protein MDQPKTSELNTEKNKHLLNRYGIVPSRGKLLHHQLEGRKYFDSGDFALMQANRSSDIGTVATGSEHPIRRDLSIPTCSVPGSSNLDESADQCFTAEKKTGELKLTAHSHLQQETEAQLENEGRETKQEHNV, encoded by the exons ATGGATCAGCCAAAAACCTCTGAGCTCAATacagagaagaacaagcatCTCTTAAATCGATATGGAATAGTTCCTAGCAGAGggaagcttcttcatcaccagttAGAA GGCAGGAAATATTTCGATTCGGGTGATTTTGCCCTCATGCAAGCTAACAGGTCTTCTGATATCGGTACTGTCGCAACTGGTAGCGAACACCCCATTCGACGGGATTTATCGATCCCTACTTGTTCAGTACCAGGCTCTAGCAATCTCGATGAAAGTGCCGATCAGTGTTTTACAGCTGAGAAGAAAACTGGCGAGCTAAAGCTTACTGCTCACAGCCACCTTCAACAAGAGACGGAAGCCCAGCTAGAGAACGAGGGTCGTGAAACAAAGCAGGAACATAACGTCTAG